The genome window CAGTTGGTCGATCGAGGGAGTTGCCGAGTAAATGCTGAATCCCTCCCGCGATGTGCTTCTCCTCGATGGGGACTGCGGCCTCTGCCACAGACTCGCCCGGTTCATGGACCCTCGACTAGTACCCGGTGCCGACATCGCTTACAGGCCTATCCAGTCAGAGGAGGCCCAGGGCCTGATCTCAACGCTTCCAGAGTGGCAACAGCGGGCTGCTACGGTGTACCTGTTCAGGGACGGTCATTCCTATGTCAGGTCAGCTGCGGTGATACGATGTCTTTTCTACATGAGGTGGCACTGGAGGGTGTGGTTCCCGCTACTCTGGATGATACCACTGCCTATTCGCGACCTTGTGTATCGATTGGTATCCCGTTACCGACATCTAGTCTTCGAG of Candidatus Neomarinimicrobiota bacterium contains these proteins:
- a CDS encoding DUF393 domain-containing protein, giving the protein MLNPSRDVLLLDGDCGLCHRLARFMDPRLVPGADIAYRPIQSEEAQGLISTLPEWQQRAATVYLFRDGHSYVRSAAVIRCLFYMRWHWRVWFPLLWMIPLPIRDLVYRLVSRYRHLVFERPEVCTFRID